One Desulfatitalea tepidiphila genomic region harbors:
- a CDS encoding toxin-antitoxin system YwqK family antitoxin, protein MNVRFKCASAATWLLVLLAGALLTACTAEIDESKTFQRNGLVYEIGKDEPFTGIITGTSRGEDYRRSMVSYKKEYKDGLLQGRSYFYYPDGKIESVEPYEAGILDGVVTRYYDNGQIRARIHFVDGYRGGPKGEMFWDRQGNRSKG, encoded by the coding sequence ATGAATGTCAGGTTCAAATGCGCTTCAGCGGCCACATGGCTGTTGGTTCTCCTGGCGGGCGCGCTCCTCACCGCCTGCACGGCCGAAATCGACGAATCGAAAACTTTTCAGCGCAATGGGTTGGTCTACGAGATCGGCAAGGACGAACCGTTCACCGGCATCATCACCGGCACCAGCCGCGGAGAGGATTACCGCCGAAGCATGGTCAGTTACAAAAAAGAGTACAAAGACGGCCTGTTGCAGGGACGCAGCTATTTTTATTATCCCGACGGCAAGATCGAAAGTGTCGAACCCTACGAGGCGGGGATTCTCGATGGCGTGGTGACCCGCTATTACGACAATGGGCAGATCAGGGCGCGCATCCATTTCGTGGACGGTTATCGCGGCGGCCCCAAGGGCGAAATGTTCTGGGACCGGCAGGGCAACCGCAGCAAGGGATAG
- a CDS encoding ABC transporter permease subunit has product MISFAEIKKSLWAALWFMFLTFPIMVIRVNTIDNTIAWRWDRLLWVGLGSFVLSLVWRRLMRRRQTRQGRPDAAPSRSTLIARQFFKNPRIVRPALVLTGLFFLALPFVFSWHQTIIMTNVLIYVVVALGLNIVVGLAGLLDLGYVAFFAVGAYSYALLNYHFGIGFWLALPIGAGLGTVFGLLLGLFPILAQRRHQAGGTLSGGEQQMQAIARALMARPRLLLLDEPSLGLAPLVVGRIFDIIRQINAENNTTILLVEQNANLALKVAHRGYVMENGRIILEESAERLMANDQVRKAYLGL; this is encoded by the coding sequence ATGATATCTTTCGCCGAGATTAAAAAATCGCTGTGGGCGGCCCTCTGGTTCATGTTTTTGACCTTTCCGATCATGGTCATCCGGGTCAACACCATCGACAACACCATCGCGTGGCGCTGGGACCGCCTCTTGTGGGTCGGCCTCGGCAGCTTCGTGCTTTCGCTCGTGTGGCGCCGCCTGATGCGGCGCAGGCAAACCCGGCAAGGAAGACCGGACGCCGCCCCATCCCGATCCACTCTCATCGCCCGGCAATTCTTCAAAAATCCGCGCATTGTCCGGCCCGCCCTGGTGTTGACGGGCCTCTTCTTCCTGGCCCTTCCCTTTGTCTTCTCGTGGCACCAGACCATCATCATGACCAACGTGTTGATCTACGTGGTGGTGGCGCTGGGCCTGAACATCGTGGTCGGCCTGGCCGGCCTGCTCGACCTGGGCTATGTGGCCTTTTTCGCGGTGGGCGCCTACAGCTATGCGCTGCTCAATTACCACTTCGGCATCGGTTTCTGGCTCGCCCTGCCCATCGGCGCCGGCCTGGGCACCGTGTTCGGCCTGTTGCTGGGGCTCTTTCCCATCCTGGCCCAACGCCGCCACCAGGCCGGCGGCACCCTGTCCGGCGGCGAACAACAGATGCAGGCCATTGCCAGGGCCCTGATGGCGCGCCCGCGGCTGCTGCTGCTGGATGAACCCTCGCTGGGGCTGGCACCTCTGGTGGTCGGCCGTATTTTCGACATTATCCGTCAAATCAACGCCGAAAACAACACCACCATCCTGCTGGTCGAACAGAACGCCAACCTGGCGCTCAAAGTGGCCCACCGCGGATACGTGATGGAAAACGGCCGCATCATTCTCGAAGAAAGCGCCGAACGCCTGATGGCCAATGACCAGGTGCGCAAGGCGTATTTAGGGCTCTAG
- a CDS encoding branched-chain amino acid ABC transporter substrate-binding protein — translation MAVMVLLAVMLLGMLLTACSPSDDATSPAQEKALPPIKLAVVGAHSGDLASYGIPTVRAAELVAARRNASCGINGRPIELIVEDDGCKPEIATNSATKVAGGGAHAVLGHICSGATKAALGIYKESRLIAMSPSATNPALTQSGDCPNFFRTIASDDAQARLEVDFALDVLKVKKIAVLHDKGDYGKGLAEFAKSFIEADPRGEREV, via the coding sequence ATGGCCGTCATGGTGCTGCTCGCCGTCATGCTCCTTGGCATGCTCTTAACAGCGTGCTCGCCAAGCGACGATGCGACGTCACCGGCGCAGGAAAAGGCGCTGCCGCCGATCAAGCTCGCCGTGGTCGGCGCCCATAGCGGCGATCTGGCCTCCTACGGCATCCCCACGGTACGCGCCGCCGAACTGGTGGCGGCCAGGCGCAATGCATCCTGCGGCATCAACGGCCGCCCCATTGAATTGATCGTCGAAGACGACGGTTGCAAACCGGAAATCGCCACCAATTCGGCCACCAAGGTGGCGGGCGGCGGCGCGCATGCCGTACTGGGCCACATCTGCTCGGGCGCCACCAAGGCGGCCCTGGGCATCTACAAAGAGTCCCGGTTGATCGCCATGTCGCCCTCGGCCACCAACCCGGCCTTGACCCAGAGCGGCGACTGTCCCAACTTCTTCCGCACCATCGCTTCCGACGACGCCCAGGCGCGCCTGGAGGTCGACTTCGCCCTGGATGTTCTGAAAGTGAAGAAGATCGCCGTGCTGCACGACAAAGGCGATTATGGCAAGGGATTGGCCGAGTTCGCCAAGAGCTTCATCGAAGCCGACCCGCGCGGCGAAAGGGAAGTGTAA
- a CDS encoding NAD(+)/NADH kinase has protein sequence MPPRTIGLVVKPDPNARQHADALEAWLVEKGCQVVRLSHDAKPGTAPCPSLTPAPKGLFCTVVLGGDGTFLSAVRWLGDNQVPILGVKFGEVGFLAEAAEEQIYTAVATILEGRFVTWPRMRLNVEVRQSERLVANETVFNDVVINKGALARLALITVHINDRYLTDYRADGLILATPTGSTAYSLAAGGPVMQPAVPGILITPICPFTLTNRPLIVSDDSRISIRLAEKSADIMLTFDGQVGMPIDQSHTIVVQKSPVPVQLIALPGRSFFDVLRTKLRWGGSRT, from the coding sequence ATGCCTCCGAGAACGATTGGGTTGGTGGTCAAGCCCGACCCCAATGCCCGGCAACACGCCGATGCATTGGAGGCCTGGCTTGTGGAGAAGGGATGCCAGGTGGTTCGCCTGTCCCACGACGCGAAACCCGGCACCGCCCCTTGCCCCAGCCTGACGCCGGCACCCAAGGGGTTGTTCTGTACCGTCGTTTTGGGCGGAGACGGCACCTTTCTCAGCGCCGTGCGCTGGTTGGGCGACAACCAGGTGCCCATCCTGGGCGTAAAATTCGGCGAGGTGGGTTTTCTGGCCGAGGCGGCGGAGGAGCAGATCTACACCGCCGTGGCGACCATATTGGAGGGTCGATTCGTCACCTGGCCGCGGATGCGTCTCAATGTCGAGGTGCGGCAGTCCGAGCGCCTCGTGGCCAACGAAACCGTATTCAACGACGTGGTGATCAACAAAGGGGCGCTCGCCCGGCTCGCCCTCATCACCGTGCATATCAACGACCGTTATTTGACCGACTATCGCGCGGACGGATTGATCTTGGCCACACCGACCGGATCGACGGCCTATTCCCTGGCCGCCGGCGGACCGGTCATGCAGCCGGCCGTACCGGGGATTCTCATCACCCCCATCTGTCCGTTCACCCTGACCAACCGCCCCCTGATCGTCTCCGACGACAGCCGGATCTCGATCCGGCTGGCCGAAAAATCGGCCGACATCATGCTCACCTTCGACGGCCAGGTGGGGATGCCCATCGACCAGAGCCACACCATCGTGGTCCAGAAATCCCCGGTGCCGGTTCAACTGATCGCCCTTCCCGGCCGCAGCTTTTTCGATGTCTTGCGGACCAAGTTGAGGTGGGGGGGGAGTAGGACATAA
- a CDS encoding MlaD family protein: protein MEMEFSKIEKIVGAFVAGVLLLLLLSVVMIGRGKDWFETYVTYYTTFSETYNLQVNAPVKLFRADIGKVDDITLENNRVLVKLAIRQKYTPRIREDAVAVVESPTLIGSEYIAILPGSAEAPPIAQNGAIPSREKRSIDDLLTEFEVEKTAKMVVTAIQDISKVSENLSDPNGPLLATLDNLERISKDMAKLTADLEAGKGPMGLMLKSEDLMQRIVDNIEQMGDILANIDQAAAMAPTTVQLVNDNLAAFKETGVAINAGIQEARTILQAIEASAGDLQTTMENIKAGSRQVPEITTTFKEGILEIRQGVEEVNRVVDAMQKSVLIRGNLPPDPVPQVTDAGARP, encoded by the coding sequence ATGGAGATGGAATTCTCAAAGATAGAAAAGATCGTGGGCGCTTTCGTGGCAGGCGTACTCCTGCTGCTCCTGTTGAGCGTCGTGATGATCGGGCGCGGCAAAGACTGGTTCGAAACGTATGTAACCTACTACACCACGTTTAGCGAAACTTATAACCTGCAAGTCAACGCGCCGGTCAAACTCTTCAGAGCCGATATCGGCAAGGTGGATGACATCACCCTCGAGAACAACCGCGTGCTGGTCAAACTGGCCATCCGGCAGAAATATACCCCACGCATCCGTGAAGATGCGGTGGCCGTGGTCGAAAGCCCCACCCTGATCGGCTCCGAGTATATCGCCATCCTGCCGGGCTCGGCCGAGGCACCGCCCATTGCCCAAAACGGAGCCATTCCGTCCCGTGAAAAGCGATCCATCGACGATCTGCTGACCGAATTCGAAGTCGAAAAGACGGCCAAGATGGTCGTCACGGCCATCCAGGACATCTCCAAGGTCAGTGAAAACCTCAGCGATCCCAACGGCCCGCTGCTCGCCACACTGGATAATCTCGAACGCATCAGCAAGGATATGGCCAAGCTCACTGCGGACCTCGAGGCCGGAAAGGGGCCCATGGGCCTGATGTTGAAATCCGAAGACCTGATGCAGCGCATCGTGGACAACATCGAGCAAATGGGCGATATACTGGCCAATATCGACCAGGCAGCAGCCATGGCCCCCACCACCGTGCAGCTGGTCAACGACAACCTTGCGGCTTTCAAAGAAACCGGCGTCGCCATCAATGCCGGCATTCAAGAGGCCAGGACCATCCTTCAGGCCATTGAGGCATCGGCCGGCGACCTGCAAACCACGATGGAGAACATCAAGGCCGGCAGCCGCCAGGTGCCCGAGATCACCACCACCTTCAAAGAGGGAATCCTGGAGATCCGCCAGGGGGTCGAAGAGGTCAACCGGGTGGTCGACGCCATGCAGAAGAGTGTCCTGATCCGTGGGAACCTGCCGCCCGATCCGGTGCCGCAGGTCACCGACGCCGGGGCGAGGCCGTGA
- a CDS encoding ATP-binding cassette domain-containing protein — MPPQGSGEGLRDISFTLATGDVCAIESPNSDDAQLFLKALATLAMPSKGTYVFNGQPHDLRRYGDMLCCKQRIGYVARDAALISNLTVRQNLLLQRYYHENRLDIDLEPDVLRLCQSFGLMEKLDQRPSLLNTMEIQAAIVIREWTKKAHVMLLSQPEDFIGHAKFDLLVALFEQMIAQRLPTVFLSFDQRLFARFANRKIVVDKGSLTMTVPGTISAGSP; from the coding sequence GTGCCACCCCAGGGTTCCGGAGAGGGACTGCGCGATATCTCCTTTACCCTGGCAACAGGGGACGTGTGCGCCATCGAAAGCCCCAATTCCGATGATGCGCAACTGTTTCTCAAGGCCCTGGCCACATTGGCGATGCCGTCCAAAGGCACGTATGTGTTTAATGGACAACCTCACGATCTGCGCCGCTACGGCGACATGCTCTGCTGCAAGCAACGGATCGGTTATGTGGCCCGCGACGCTGCCTTGATCAGCAACTTGACGGTTCGACAAAACCTGTTGCTGCAGCGCTACTACCATGAAAACCGCCTGGATATCGATCTCGAGCCCGACGTTCTGCGCCTCTGCCAATCCTTCGGACTGATGGAAAAACTCGACCAGCGGCCCTCCCTGCTCAATACCATGGAGATTCAAGCGGCCATCGTTATTCGTGAGTGGACGAAAAAGGCACACGTGATGCTGCTCTCCCAGCCCGAAGACTTTATCGGGCATGCCAAGTTCGATCTGCTCGTCGCCCTTTTCGAACAAATGATCGCGCAACGGTTGCCGACCGTCTTCCTATCCTTCGATCAACGGTTGTTCGCGCGTTTCGCCAATCGAAAAATTGTGGTAGACAAGGGGAGCTTGACGATGACGGTGCCTGGAACGATATCAGCCGGATCGCCATGA
- a CDS encoding MlaE family ABC transporter permease, producing the protein MEQVIGYIGRKTIDAFTHMLDLFALFYRMLAQIRDRPQAGRALIRRIVIEQLYFTAVQALPILIPVALLVGSMVIVQFAKLSGQYDFGRLSVLLVIRELGPVITALLVILRSATAVTIEISYMRVLHELDALEMAGLDPIRVVCLPRLIGITSAMVGLFIVFDLVSLLGGYVVVWAATDIPMGNFLYQIAKAIIPADIGVGFLKAMVFGIVITVTSLYRGFETKIRITEVPVATSRSAIECFFYCLVINALISIAFYL; encoded by the coding sequence ATGGAACAGGTTATCGGTTATATCGGCCGCAAAACCATTGACGCCTTCACCCACATGCTGGACCTGTTCGCATTGTTCTACCGCATGCTCGCCCAGATTCGAGACCGCCCCCAGGCGGGCCGTGCCCTGATCCGCCGCATCGTCATCGAACAACTCTATTTCACCGCCGTGCAGGCCTTGCCGATCCTGATACCCGTGGCCCTGCTGGTCGGCAGCATGGTCATCGTCCAATTCGCCAAATTGTCCGGACAATACGATTTCGGCCGCCTGTCGGTCCTGCTAGTCATCCGCGAACTCGGTCCGGTCATCACCGCCTTACTGGTGATCCTGCGGTCTGCCACCGCAGTCACCATCGAAATTTCCTACATGCGGGTGCTGCATGAGCTGGATGCCCTGGAGATGGCTGGCTTGGACCCGATCCGCGTGGTGTGTCTGCCGCGTCTGATCGGGATCACATCGGCAATGGTCGGGCTGTTCATCGTCTTCGACCTGGTGTCGCTATTGGGGGGCTACGTCGTCGTCTGGGCGGCGACGGACATCCCCATGGGCAACTTCCTATACCAGATCGCCAAAGCCATCATACCCGCGGATATCGGGGTCGGGTTCCTCAAGGCGATGGTCTTCGGCATCGTAATTACCGTGACCAGCCTGTATCGCGGGTTCGAGACCAAAATTCGCATCACGGAGGTGCCGGTGGCCACATCGCGCTCGGCCATCGAATGTTTTTTTTATTGCCTTGTTATTAACGCATTGATTTCAATTGCTTTTTACCTATAG
- the pstC gene encoding phosphate ABC transporter permease subunit PstC: MISPGILVILLLGMTALAYYIGLRRSVAVAGNPAAVRALHSRPPYYGMLTALWCGLPALIIFAGWQAFESTVITHFVVAALPPELRELSPAQLSLVLNDIKNLNSGNILSGQINPAIQAAADHYRRLQGIANIALAVVVLAVAISAVAVLRSRINKHLRARNHVERIILWVLGASSTVAIFTTIGIVLSVLYEAIRFFKAVPVTEFLFGLQWSPQMAIRSDQVGASGAFGAIPVFAGTLLISGIAMAVAVPIGLMAAIYMSEYAGKRFRAVSKPLMEILAGIPTVVYGFFAALVVAPMIRNLGQTVGLDVSSESALAAGLVMGIMIIPFVSSLSDDMINAVPQSLRDGAYGLGATKSETIKQVVLPAALPGIVGGVLLAVSRAIGETMIVVMAAGLTANLTLNPFKTVTTVTVQIVTLLVGDQEFDSPKTLAAFALGLLLFLITLGLNIIALKVVRKYREQYE; the protein is encoded by the coding sequence ATGATCTCTCCCGGGATTCTAGTGATTCTCCTTCTGGGGATGACGGCCCTGGCCTACTACATTGGATTGCGTCGCTCTGTTGCGGTGGCCGGCAACCCGGCCGCGGTGCGCGCCCTCCATTCGCGACCGCCGTATTACGGCATGCTCACCGCCTTGTGGTGCGGCCTGCCCGCCCTGATCATCTTCGCCGGCTGGCAGGCCTTTGAATCCACCGTGATCACCCACTTCGTAGTGGCCGCGTTGCCGCCGGAGCTTCGCGAACTTTCGCCCGCCCAATTGAGTCTGGTGCTCAACGACATCAAAAACCTCAACAGCGGCAACATTCTGTCCGGCCAAATCAATCCGGCCATCCAGGCGGCCGCAGACCATTATCGACGTCTCCAGGGGATCGCAAACATCGCCCTGGCCGTGGTGGTACTGGCCGTAGCCATCTCGGCTGTGGCGGTACTGCGCAGCCGGATCAACAAACACCTCAGGGCCCGCAACCACGTGGAGCGCATCATCCTGTGGGTCCTGGGGGCCTCGTCGACCGTGGCCATTTTTACCACCATCGGCATCGTGCTGTCGGTCTTGTACGAGGCGATTCGATTTTTCAAGGCCGTTCCAGTCACCGAGTTTCTATTCGGTTTGCAATGGAGCCCCCAGATGGCCATCCGCAGCGACCAGGTAGGGGCCTCGGGTGCCTTCGGCGCCATTCCGGTCTTCGCCGGCACCTTGCTCATATCGGGGATCGCCATGGCCGTCGCCGTGCCCATCGGGCTGATGGCCGCCATCTACATGTCCGAGTACGCCGGCAAACGCTTTCGGGCCGTGTCCAAGCCGCTGATGGAGATCCTGGCGGGCATTCCTACCGTGGTCTACGGCTTTTTTGCGGCCCTGGTGGTGGCGCCCATGATTCGAAACCTCGGACAGACCGTGGGGCTCGATGTCTCCTCGGAAAGTGCTTTGGCCGCCGGATTGGTGATGGGGATCATGATCATTCCGTTTGTCTCGTCGCTTTCCGACGACATGATCAACGCCGTGCCGCAATCGCTGCGTGACGGTGCCTACGGGCTCGGTGCCACCAAGTCCGAGACGATCAAGCAGGTGGTGTTGCCGGCCGCGTTGCCGGGCATCGTCGGGGGGGTGCTGCTGGCGGTTTCGCGGGCCATCGGCGAGACCATGATCGTGGTGATGGCCGCCGGTCTGACCGCCAATCTGACGCTGAATCCCTTCAAGACCGTGACCACCGTGACGGTCCAGATCGTTACCCTGCTGGTGGGCGACCAGGAGTTCGACAGCCCCAAGACATTGGCGGCCTTCGCGTTGGGCTTGCTGTTGTTCCTCATCACGCTGGGATTGAACATCATTGCCTTGAAGGTGGTGCGCAAGTACCGGGAGCAGTATGAATAA
- the pstA gene encoding phosphate ABC transporter permease PstA, with the protein MNKELKTIDIVNRGLERRYRAERRFRRLGLGAIVISLAFLSILFASIFMNGRGVVFQSRIELDVFFDPELFSEGDVGRQDYPHLVKTALYNMFPEVSGRSAKRSLYALVSSGAAFQLRAMVLEDRSLIGKTLPIWVPADDDVDMLLKGHLERESGRLSEQQLAWIDQLISQGRLEKRFNTAFFTSGDSREPELAGIWGAVCGSFFTLVVTLVLSFPIGVASATYLEEFAPRNRWTDLIEVNINNLAAVPSIVFGLLGLAVFLNGFGMPRSAPIVGGLVLSLMTLPTIIIASRAALQSVPPSIREAALGVGASKMQMILHHVLPLALPGMLTGTIIGMARALGETAPLLMIGMVAFIVDIPAGFTDPSAVLPVQIYLWADSPERAFLERTSAATMALLVFLIAMNGLAVVLRKKFERRW; encoded by the coding sequence ATGAATAAGGAACTCAAAACTATCGATATCGTCAACCGGGGATTGGAGCGGCGATACCGGGCCGAGCGACGCTTCCGGCGCCTGGGTCTGGGGGCCATCGTGATCAGCCTGGCGTTTCTCTCGATCCTGTTCGCCAGCATTTTCATGAATGGCCGCGGGGTGGTGTTCCAATCCCGAATTGAGCTCGATGTTTTTTTCGACCCCGAGCTTTTCAGCGAGGGCGACGTGGGCCGTCAGGACTACCCGCATCTGGTAAAAACAGCTCTTTACAATATGTTTCCGGAGGTATCGGGGCGGAGTGCCAAGCGTAGTCTGTATGCCCTGGTCAGCTCGGGTGCGGCCTTCCAGTTGCGGGCCATGGTCCTGGAGGACCGCTCGCTCATCGGCAAAACCCTCCCGATCTGGGTGCCGGCCGACGATGACGTCGACATGCTCCTCAAGGGGCACCTGGAGCGGGAGAGCGGGCGCCTTTCCGAACAGCAGCTGGCCTGGATCGACCAGTTGATCTCGCAAGGACGACTCGAGAAAAGATTCAATACCGCCTTTTTCACTTCCGGCGACAGCCGCGAGCCGGAATTGGCCGGTATCTGGGGAGCGGTCTGCGGCAGTTTTTTCACTCTGGTGGTGACCCTGGTGTTGTCGTTTCCCATCGGAGTCGCATCGGCCACCTACCTGGAAGAGTTCGCGCCGCGCAATCGCTGGACCGACCTGATCGAAGTCAACATCAACAACCTGGCGGCCGTGCCTTCCATCGTGTTTGGTCTGCTCGGTCTGGCCGTATTCCTCAACGGCTTCGGCATGCCCCGGTCGGCACCGATCGTGGGCGGCCTGGTGCTGTCGCTGATGACGCTGCCCACGATCATCATCGCCAGTCGCGCGGCGCTGCAATCCGTGCCGCCGTCGATTCGGGAGGCGGCCCTGGGGGTGGGGGCGAGCAAGATGCAGATGATCCTTCATCATGTCCTGCCGCTGGCCCTGCCCGGCATGCTGACCGGCACCATCATCGGCATGGCCCGCGCCCTGGGAGAGACGGCGCCGTTGCTCATGATCGGCATGGTGGCCTTTATCGTGGATATTCCGGCCGGCTTTACCGATCCATCGGCTGTGTTGCCCGTGCAGATCTATCTCTGGGCAGACAGCCCGGAACGGGCCTTTTTGGAGCGGACCTCGGCCGCCACCATGGCGTTGCTGGTATTCCTGATCGCCATGAACGGGTTGGCTGTGGTGTTGAGGAAGAAGTTCGAGCGCCGCTGGTAG
- a CDS encoding PstS family phosphate ABC transporter substrate-binding protein has protein sequence MLRKRVAQWVAAGFFIAGSAGLVAADAARDYVSIVGSSTVYPFATVVAEQFGKTTAFKTPKIESTGSGGGFKLFCAGVGVQHPDITNASRRMKPTEFEMCSDNGVKDILEVKIGYDGIVVANSKKSPQLKLTRKEVYLALAKQIPDPKGGEKVIDNPYKTWKEINPALPATKIEMLGPPPTSGTRDAFVELVMEAGADSYGWVKGLAKSDKNRYKAIAHTVREDGAYIEAGENDNLIVQKLDANPDAMGIFGFSFLDQNVDKIQGAMVDGVAPTFEAIADGSYPVSRPLFFYVKKAHVGQIPGIKEYLGEFTSEKAWGDDGYLADKGLIPMPENERKQFSSDVKTLKSLSIGQLK, from the coding sequence ATGTTAAGAAAAAGAGTAGCACAGTGGGTAGCCGCCGGGTTCTTCATTGCCGGATCGGCGGGTCTGGTGGCGGCCGATGCGGCCAGGGATTACGTCAGCATCGTGGGATCTTCCACCGTCTATCCGTTTGCGACGGTGGTGGCCGAGCAGTTCGGTAAAACCACCGCGTTTAAAACGCCCAAAATCGAATCCACTGGTTCAGGCGGTGGGTTCAAGCTTTTTTGCGCCGGCGTGGGCGTGCAGCATCCGGATATCACCAATGCCAGTCGTCGCATGAAACCGACCGAATTCGAGATGTGCAGCGACAATGGCGTCAAAGACATTCTGGAGGTGAAAATCGGCTACGACGGCATCGTGGTGGCCAATTCCAAAAAGTCCCCCCAGCTGAAGTTGACCCGTAAAGAGGTCTATCTGGCGCTGGCCAAACAGATCCCGGATCCCAAGGGCGGCGAAAAGGTCATCGACAATCCATACAAGACCTGGAAGGAGATCAACCCGGCATTGCCGGCCACCAAGATCGAGATGCTGGGACCGCCGCCCACTTCAGGAACGCGCGACGCTTTCGTGGAACTGGTGATGGAAGCCGGTGCCGATTCATATGGTTGGGTCAAGGGATTGGCCAAGAGCGACAAGAACCGATATAAGGCTATCGCCCACACAGTGCGCGAGGACGGCGCCTACATCGAAGCCGGTGAAAACGACAACCTGATCGTTCAGAAACTGGATGCCAATCCCGACGCCATGGGGATTTTCGGTTTCAGCTTCCTCGATCAGAATGTGGACAAGATTCAGGGCGCGATGGTCGATGGGGTTGCGCCGACCTTCGAAGCGATCGCCGACGGCAGTTATCCGGTATCACGGCCCCTGTTTTTCTACGTCAAAAAGGCCCACGTGGGCCAGATTCCCGGGATCAAGGAATATCTCGGAGAGTTTACTTCCGAAAAGGCCTGGGGTGATGACGGCTATCTGGCCGACAAGGGCTTGATCCCCATGCCGGAAAATGAGCGCAAGCAGTTCAGTTCCGATGTGAAAACCCTGAAGAGCCTTTCCATCGGTCAATTGAAGTAG
- the pstB gene encoding phosphate ABC transporter ATP-binding protein PstB, which translates to MQTASDDRVVAPYKNRGDGHTVGHPFVDDPRMTCRDVNVYYGDKHAIINVSLDIARNEVIAMIGPSGCGKSTFIRCLNRMNDTIEGCRITGDILLDGVNIYDRQIDVVPLRAQVGMVFQKPNPFPKSIYDNVAYGPKIHGLALNRAELDEIVETSLIKAGLWDEVKDRLNHPGTSLSGGQQQRLCIARTIAVGPEVILMDEPCSALDPIATGKIEELIDELRQQYSIVIVTHSMQQAARVSQRTAYFHLGDLIEVGSTDEVFTTPMHKLTQDYITGRFG; encoded by the coding sequence ATGCAGACCGCCTCCGACGACAGGGTCGTTGCACCATACAAAAACAGAGGCGATGGGCACACCGTCGGGCATCCGTTTGTCGACGATCCGCGCATGACCTGCCGCGACGTCAATGTCTACTACGGTGACAAACATGCCATCATCAATGTTTCCCTCGATATTGCGCGCAACGAGGTCATTGCCATGATCGGTCCCTCGGGATGTGGCAAATCCACCTTCATACGCTGTTTGAACCGCATGAACGATACCATCGAGGGATGCCGGATCACCGGCGACATCCTGCTCGACGGTGTCAATATCTACGATCGCCAAATCGATGTAGTGCCGTTGAGGGCCCAGGTGGGAATGGTGTTTCAGAAACCGAACCCTTTCCCCAAGTCGATTTACGACAATGTCGCCTACGGCCCCAAGATTCACGGTCTGGCCCTCAACCGCGCCGAGTTGGACGAGATCGTGGAGACGTCGCTGATCAAGGCGGGATTGTGGGATGAGGTCAAGGACCGCCTCAACCACCCGGGCACCAGCCTGTCCGGCGGACAGCAGCAGCGCCTCTGCATCGCGCGCACCATCGCGGTGGGTCCGGAAGTGATTCTCATGGATGAGCCGTGCAGCGCCCTGGACCCTATCGCCACGGGCAAAATCGAAGAGTTGATCGACGAGCTGCGTCAGCAGTACTCCATCGTCATCGTGACGCACTCCATGCAGCAGGCGGCCCGCGTTTCCCAGCGCACCGCCTATTTTCACCTGGGAGACTTGATCGAGGTGGGCAGCACCGACGAGGTGTTCACCACGCCCATGCACAAGCTGACGCAGGATTATATCACCGGCCGATTCGGATAG